GGGAAGCCACTTTCAACCATCAAAAGCATAACAATGTTAAGATGAGAAATCACTCTACGTCTGTCATAAATAATGCTTTTCAGTCTTGATCTTACCTCTATTTGTTGAAACATATACGGATGGTTACAGATCTTTCTCAGCTGCATGATGGTGTTCATCAGTGTCTTGGTTCCTCCTTTGCCCTGGTAATGGAAAAGATTACAACATCTAAGCTctttaatttgtgtttgaaaaacTGTGGTGCAGTTTCATCTCAATGCACTGCTGAGTTACAGAGTACTGGTATGAAAACCATCACATGTAAAAGTTAGAATTCAGTTTATCGTACAGTTCAAAATACTGCTCAAGAGctttcatgcaaaacaaaacttaCCTAAATCCAAATAAACAGCTTCATGCCACTTTTGCTGTTTCCTGCtttaaaatctaaatttaacatatttatttaGATCTATTTTGGTAAAGTTCTGTCAGTATGCCATCCTAAGCTTAACCCTCGATGGTAATGCATTCACCTTCTTGTCTTTTTCTGAGCCGTCAGTGAGCAGGACACCCTTGGCCTGCATGTGTCTGTACAGGACCCTCTGAAGGGACGACATGTCGCACTTGATCACATATTCAACCTGAAGCAGACAAAACAAGGATCCATTAGAACAGAGTAAAACCTGGAATGACAGCTGACTTCTTGATATTCATCCTCTCTAAtatgtgtgaaaacatgaaggtaattcttttgtcttttttaagaCCCTGGAAAGTAACTTCACAAGAGGATGAAATGCTCATAGTTAGTGCTCATGTCTAAATTTATTCTTGTTCTCAGCATCTCATTAAAACATTGCAGAGTACGTTTCTACCTTTGGTGTCTTTTCAAAGGAGCCTGTGTGTTAAACGAGGGCAGGCATACCTTCTCTGGAAGCTGCGCCTCCACTTCTTTCTTTAGTCGCCGCAGCAGGAAAGGGCGTAGCACTTTATGGAGACGCCGAATGATCAAGATGGTCTCCTCCTCGTTGAGGTCCACCTTAATAATGACACAAATGGAAACTTAACATGCTTTAGGGCAGGAAAGGTTGCTGTTGCAAGCTACTTAACATGCTCCGGGCTGTGTCCCTCTGTGCTGCACACCTTCTCTCCGGTCATGGCGAACGGGGCGTTGAACCACTGCTCGAAGGTGCTGCAGCTCTTGAAGATGGTGGGCAGCAGGAAATTGAGCAGTGCCCACAGCTCGGGGAGTTTGTTCTGCAGCGGCGTCCCCGTCAGCAGGACTCGTCGCGGAGCAAGGTAGTGTGTGTTGAGGACCTGGGTGAGTTTACAGTGATGGTTCTTCATACGGTGGCCTTCGTCCACAATCATGTACTTCCAGCGGATCTGGGTTAAAGAGGACAGTGTGTTCAAATAAAGCTACACACTCAGTATCCTGTCTTATAATTTCTGTCCATCCCAGCCAAGTAAAAAAAGTAATCAAGGGATGATTTCTTGTCCACTTCGTTCTCATGACTCAAACCAGTCCCAGACCAGAGCCTGGAGCCACCACATGGGAAACCCCTGCCTGGACTACAACACCCACCTGAAAGCACAGTCAGGAACCCTATATGACAACATGAGTGCATAGCAGCATGATGGTCACAGAGGACAGTGGGAGACGTGGTTTACAGGCCGTGTCAATGTGCTGCAGTACCTAGGGGAGAGAACTGAGACGCAGCACAGTGGGGGGTCAGATTGGCCAAACTCAAAATACTTTGAGGAATTTCGGGGATTTCGGGAgccaacaagcaaacaaaaaacacccatgAAAACCTCAAAGagtcaaataaaaagcagaaaaacattatCATCTGTGCATGtgctgagggaaaaaaacatcaaagtgaCTTCCTCCGTGTATCTGTGCCTGTTCGTCTTCATTCACCTTCGCTAGCACTTGTTTGTCCTTGATGATGTACTCGTAAGTGGTGAGCAGCACATTGAATTTTCCACTTCGCAGTTGTGGAACAAAAGCTCTTCTAGCAGCTGGAGAACCctgaaagacaaataaaccCGGAATCACCTCTTCAACCATCAGAGTAACAGAGATATATTAATATACGTAAAGTCCTGATATGTTATGTGTGACACACATCTTTATGGCAAAATCAAAGTGAGCTTTCTTTGCAACATGGTTCTAATCTTTAGCCATAAGAAGCATGGAGAGCCATCAGTCACTGTCAGCTTGTTTTATGAGTCCTAGGAGACCCTGAACTCTGACTTCTTTTCAGTCTAATCTGTTCATCATTAGTCGATGTTAACATTTATGACACATTCTAAGTAATTACCTTCACAATTTCTTAGAAAATTGCCTGCAAAAATGACACGTGTGGTCACAGTAAAAACGGCTTTAACTCTGAACTACTAACATGAAATGAATCAGTCACTTAATCAACACGGAGAGTCTCCTGTGCAAAGCTGAGGCAATTTCCTCAAAGTGACCCCTGCTTTGGAGAAAAGGACAGAAagcacagacaaacaaaaaggaggaaataaaaaagtaagGTTTCTGGAATAACTCACCTTGTAGGACACTTTCACGACGGTCGGTGCCCACTTGTCAAATTCATACACCCAGTTAGAGAGAGTTCTGTCAACCAAAGACAGCTCAGTTGTCATTTTCTGATTTCTTCAAAGtccctttttcatttcatttaaaaaacaggCGTAATGATGATGTAGACAATAAACATGTAAATTATTTTTACAGGTAAGCGCGGTTATCTTACGAGAGGGGAACAATGATGAGGTAGGGTCCGTTGAGACGTTTGTGCTCCATGAGGTATGTGATCAGGGCGATAGTCTGGATGGTTTTTCCCAGGCCCATCTCGTCAGCCAGGATCCCGTTCAGATTGTTGTTGTACAGAGAAACCAGCCACTCTAAGCCTTTAATCTAAAAGACGGAGGAGACAATAATGATTTAGATGAGCAGACAAAGATTGTCGTTTCTGCAGAGCGCAGCAAGTCAAAACTCTTAACCTGATACTGCTTGAGTTGTCCATTTATCAACAAGCTGGACTGTTTCTCCACCTTCTCCGTGACGGCGTGGGCCACCGAGTAATACGACTGGAGTCCTCGGGCGAACGCCGCGCCGCTGTACTCATCGTCCACGTCCTGCTTCGCGTTCCTGCAATAGGAAGAAATTCACCCTCCTGACTGGAGCTTGCACTTGTCAAACTGGTTGAAATGTTAAGAGGAGAGACAAACGGAACTGAAGAGAAGCAAGTGGCAGTTAAAATGGACAGGGACGTACTCGATGATGTGTCGGACATCCACCTCCGACACGTCTTCGCTGTCAGGGTCtgtgatcttcttcttctcctctacAGGAGTGGAAGAAGGCTgcggttcctcctcctcctcctgccaagCACCAGTGCCACTCTGCTTTTTCACTCATTGGAATAACAAGTATGAAAACACCTTCGAATCAGCATGTCCCTCTGTGTGTTGAGACctacctcctcctcttcctcctcctcgctgtcttCACTGTCAGATCGAGGAGCCACCTCATATCTGAACAACGACAAGTcaaattaaatacattaaaacaaggtCTTGTCTTTCAAAAGCCCTCCTGTCAACGCTTTagctgaaaactttgttttcacatgGTATCAAGTTGAATAAATTGACGTAGAGGGACCAGACTgagaaagatgaagagcaggCTGAAGTGACGAAGGATAAAGATAGGGTGGTACTGGTGAGTGGCGAGGCTGTGCAACGAGAAGATGGAAGACAACACCACAAACAAGGACAACGGGAGATAGAGAAGTTTGTAAATtgagaagaggagcagacaaGTGAGGAAAAATTGAGAAGAGAGTTAAAGAAAATAACGGGAAGACTGTTGCTTCATAAGACTGAAGCTAGTCTGTGTAAGACATTCAACACTGAAATgtaaaagaagaaagtacatTCAGGGGTGAAGTGGATCAAAACAAGAGTCAGGAGTGATCTGTGACAGCTTGCTAATCCATTCAGACATAAAAGACCGCCTCGCAGTGCTAAACTCTGGGCAGCAGTTCAGGTCAAATGAGCATGAAATTCTTTTCTACAAAGATTAACTGACACAAGTGTGaaagctcttcctctctctctgctccgccTCACCCAGGATTCATCTCCAGCCAGGTCTCCAGCTGTCCAGCTTTGGGAGCGTCCACCCCAGTCAGGATGTTCCCACTGTCCACATGGATGACCTTCACCGGAAGGTCGCTCATCTGACTTGTCTCATCCAAAGGCTGCACGAGGAGCAGAGGAAATGTTTATAGTGTACTCTAACACAATCGGGCTCAGACTACTCATCGGTACCTATATCTGTGAAGCGTTTGTCAAAGCTCACCTCTCCATCAGGCCCCATGGCAGGAGTCTGACCCTCAGCGTTCTCCATCTGTAGGTGGGCAAATATAGTACTGAGGGATGAGTAAAGCAGAAGACAGCATCGGCACACAGCTTCCATCTCGTATCCCGATTGTAACAGAGAGTGAAGTGATGCGGATTACACTGATATTAGTATCCATGTCAGGATCTGCTAATCTTCACCAGCTGAAATCAGATTCTGTTCTCATTTCCGTGACCCCAAGAAAAAGACCAAAGAGAGATAAGATTCAATAACAAAATACACCCTCATTATGTTTTAACtacataaatgtgtgtttttttgaggaGATGCAGCTCAAGACAACATCTATTCAATTCTCTAACACACATTTAAGTCTGAAATTAAGTGTTTTTGATACAGAACCAGTGTATTTATCACATTCTTCttaccttcttctttttcttttttttcttcttcttctccttgagGGCCTGAGCAGCTTTGTGGGCTCTGACGAGCTCGGTGAGGTTAGCGACATATTCATccgtctgctgcagcaggtagGCCAGACGCTTGTCCTTCTTCTGGTCGATCAGTTTACGGTagccctcctcatcctctgccTGTTAACATCAAAACATTTACAGAGTATGGAAGAGGCTGTCTCCCAGGTAAATGCGTTTATTAATatgttgggggttttttttctcaccatgagcctcctcatcctctctttCTCTATGCGCTCATTCTCCTTCTTCTGCTCTCGCTCAGTGTTGGCATGATACGTGGCCACAGCTTTGGTCAGTTTCTGAATTTTGCCGGTGATTGAACGGTGGTACTCCTTGAAGTCTTTGGCATGCTGGAGGATGCTGTTAAGATACTcctggtgttaaaaaaaaaatacagaaaaaacagGAGTGACTCAAAAGAAATACATCAAAATGTATCAATCAGGCTTttgttacatttgtttttgttcaatTCATTTCTTGATTCTTTTAGATTGTATTTTGTAAAAACCGTCCTCCGGAGTGATTTCCGTTTGTCGTCTACCTGATGTTTCTGTCTGCGTTTGCGCTCCTGCTCGATCTTCTGCTGTTTCTCCAGTTTCTCCGTGATGCGAGCCTCTCGCAGAGACTGGCGCTTGCTTCGCTTGTAGGCCTTGGCGTCGAGGGCGGTCTCTAAAGCCGTGTCGCGCCGCATACACACCACCACCTCCTGACGCAGCtgcggagagagagcagagccacgtccgctgaaaacacacacaggctgtgaAGGTCGGATACACAGTGACGTGAGAAGACGCATCGTTTTAAGAGGTTAAAGGTAAAGATGGGATATCCACCTGTCTCTGGAAGTTCAGTAGTCTGAGCGCTTTGAGCTCGATGGTAGCTTTGGTACGTAGATCGCCTGCGAGAGAACCTGGCAAGTTCTCAAGCTCAGCAATGCGATGGGTTATACgagcctgcagcctggaggGAAGAGCAGAGCGAGACTCATTCACCGTGAATTTTCTTCGGCttcgatcacacacacacaaaaaaaaaaaaaaattgttataatagaaataaattttaatgatttttcttctcaaaGAACCAAAGATGAGAGAGTCAAGCGTTTCCTGCTGTACCTGTACTCCCTCTCCTGCAGTATCTCCACCGGGTCGAGGCCGCACGGCTTCTGAATGGGTGTAATGCGATTCTGCTTGGCGTGGTaaggcatcatgggagtggGCTGAGCCGGCTGACCGGGAGACTGGGTCTGCGGCGGCATCACCGGAGAGGCGGCCGGGGGGACTGAGGGGGGCGCAGGAGAGGGCCGCCCGGTGGGCTGAGGGGGGATCAGCTTCTGCGGCGCGTTGGATGGAGCTGCTGCGTTCACCAAAGGGCCTGGATCAAAGCCAAGTGACAGAGTCAGGTACATCTCAAGACAAAACCGGCGATGAGAGTTAGTACTATATGTGTCGCTGTTTAAGGCAGtcaggacaggaagacagaatATCCTATACTGCAACTCTGAAGCTGTAATCTAATCTTTACTATAATGCTCAATATTTTCTCACTGTCATAATTTTACCAGACATATATTGTGAGCATCATTGTTTTTAACAatgcaaataagaaaaaaaaagatgaattataAATGTTAGTGTAATAGCAGGTTGACATGAGTATAAAGACATCTAGTTTTCCAGAGGGGCCTTTTCCACCAAACCGGTTCCCGGGCCAAATCGGGGTCGGCACCCAAAATTGAACCGGTTCTTGTGTTCGCGCCAACTCCAGCTCCCAAAAACCGGGGCTTTTCAGGAATCACTTTCTTCCTGGGCCAGATCAGGCCCCGATCAGGCCCCTGCCACTCATCGACTGAGCCCGGCCCTGGGGGCGGAGTTACGGCGATAGGTGATCTCTGAACACACTCCGGCTGGGcggtaatgtgtgtgtgtttgtgtgtgtgtgtggatatgtGTCTAGTTTAATAGGCCTTGGattatttcagtgtaaaatgtGAATGCcaatgtgtttgtatttttgatcattcttgcaataaaaaaaaaaaataaaaaactctgGCTGAGCAGCACTGTATGCGATAACatacagtggtatgaaaaagtgtctgaaccttttggaattGAAAAGAATGGGCCAAGATTAGTCCTGATCGATGTGCCAGACTGATCTGCAGCTACAGGAAGCGTCTGGTTGAAGTTATTGCTgccaagggggggggggggggccacaAAATATCAAATGTGATGGTTCAGTTACTTATTCGTCccccttctgtcattgtttcctcattaaaatatgaaaacctataaatgtttggttggttttagttaaagcagacactgttttttcatctgtgtgattttgacaaagatcagatcacattcAATGGTGatttatgcagaaatgtgagaaattccaaaaggttcagatactttttcataccactgtaCTGAGTCGGCAGCCGGTGGCGTGGGGCggtggcgggagcgcttgttttgtccccCTACACCGCGAGTGGCGGGcggcgttagttcacttccgcattggcggagcgctcgtttccacgaATATTtccaataaactggtttcttcaacactgcccgcctggaatgcgcgggtgtggaaacgagtgCTCCCGCCAATGCGTCAGTGAACTAACGCCGCGCGCCACTCGCGGTGTAGGGGGACAAAACAAGTGCTCCCGCCgtcgcccctcgccaccggccacCACTGGAACTGACGTTCGGCAACGACGCGATGACATcgctccacctccgcctccacctccccctccgtGGCCGCAGTGCGGTGGAAAACCAAAGCAGGGTTTTTCAGGCCCTGGATTTGAACCAGGTTGGCCCCAGGCCCCGGTTCGGCCCGGGAACTggtttggtggaaaagaggCTACGTGACGGCCCACTGGCCATCCCCGAGTTCCCCTGCAGTGATTGAATGCAGCCCATGGTCAGTTCAAGTCTTTTATTCtgagcaaaaaccaaaaacacaaagctctGCCACCTGGGGAGCCTTTTCAGTCTCAGCCCCAAGTGACACCAAAAACACATACCCACATACCCCCACTGCCACACTCAGGCCAGGGAGCTGACCGGCCTAGCCGACTACCCCCCCTTACCCCCAGCCACAGGGGAAGGAGAAGACGCCCACCACAGCCATCTGCGGCCCTGCCCCGAGGACCACCTGGACCTTAACGGGCTCTAAAGCCAGATGCCACCGGGTGGTCCGGGCGTTGGCATCGTCCATGCGGTGGGGCCATTGGTGCAAAGCGCAGCGCAAGCAGAGGGTGAATGGGCATCCCAGGAGGCAGTATCCGAAAGATAAAATGGCCCCAACCCTCCACCCAGtgcaagacagagagagagagaggttcaCAGACAGGACTTCTCAGAGGGACGGCCACCAGGGTGACTTGCCGATCACCAGCCCCCCCGCTGCAAAGCTGTGAGGCGGGCCGCCACTGTTGTTGATGCCGCCCAGGTCCCCCCGTGGAGAAGCTGCACGGCACACCCTCGCCGCCGTCAATGTGGGATGCGCCCTCTGGGCAGGACAGCAGCCGATCCAGCAGCTCGGCCTGCCTGGCCGCCAGCGCCTCCAGGTACCGCTGCTCCTGCCTCTGCAGCGCCATCTCCACCATCGCGCTGCCCAGCATCTCTCCCAGCTCCACAGGCTGTGTCTTCCTCCTGCGGCCCCACGTCGGGCGCCACTGTGACGGCCCACTGGCCGTCCCCGGGTTCCGCCGCAGTGACTGGACGCAGCCCATAGTTAGTTCAAGTCTTTTATTCtgagcaaaaaccaaaaacacaaagctctGCCACCTGGGGAGCCTTTTCGGACTTACCCCCAGGTGACaccaaaaaccaaacacaccgCTGGAGGCCCTCTTTCAGgcagcctccagctccacatcctgcagctcgtccagacGCCAGCCGTACGCTGCAGTCTGTCTCCTCAGACTCTCTCTGGGTCGTCTTTGGGTTCCTCCtgtgtcctcctcctggaggctgggagagggaggagggggagaggactAACTACTCACACCTGAGAGCAATCATCCCCCCACACTCTCCTCTCCccagcttcctccagctcctcccctctccctctgccaTGCATACAAGCTGGGCCACGCCCCGCCGCCACACACTCACTCTGTGTTTCTTCGATCAATAACTGAGCTAAGTTTCAACGAAGGTGCTCCTGCAGGGTTAGAACAGGTTTCATAAGACCTTCCCGAAGCAAAACATACCTTCAGGCCAGGACTTGGGAGGTCCATTGGGGTTTTGTCCCTGCATCCCAGCTGGGGTCCCTGATGGACCTGGAGGCGGCATATTTGGACCCATCATTCCTGGCAaatataaacacacagaaaagcgTTTTGAAGCTGTAAATCACAGTTACAGGACAAGTCATTTAATCTGAACAAACTGTAGGGGATTAAGAATATCTGCAATTGACATCACATCAGGATATAAATTTGTCTTCTTTTTACCATTTACCCATCAGCCAGTGACATTTACATCAGCATTTCAGTCACGGTCAGGGCATGCTCACCATGAGCTCGGCTGTAGCCTGATCCCATTGGCCCCGGCCCCGGTCCTGCTGGACCACCTCCTggccctcctccagctcctggagcCAGGGTGGGcatgggctgctgctgctgcatccccGGCATGGGCCTCTTTCCCTGGACAGCCATCTGAAGGTGGTCTGGCAGCGGCTGTCCTCGGGCCAGCATCTTATAGGCCATGATCTGGGCTCTGAGCTGGTGAAGCTGGTTCTGGTTGAAGGGAGTCGGGCCGCCGGGACCTCCAGGAACAGTGGGCCCGCTAGTTTCAAGGCCAGGACCAAGGGTTGGGACACCGGAGCCAAGACTGGGTCCGGGACTGGGGCCTGGCCCAGAAGTGACAGGAGGGCCGGGACGATTATTGGGGCCCAGTGTGTGCTGATCTCCACTGGGGCCATCTAAAGGTGCTGAGGCGgagccaggaccaccagaggaggaggaggaagacgatgaAGGCATCAGTGGGCCGGAGGGGGGGCCATTTGAAGGGACGGGGCTGGAGTGGTCAGAGCCACCTAACGGAGAATGATAGCCTGGAAGAAACAGACATGCTGAGAGTGTCAATCTATTCGAGTcctgaaaatatacaaaatataaatcaagaaaacaaagtgattaAATTTATGTTTTTAGATTATTTACAAGACTTAATGCACTCTGACAATTAATGTTGATTTTCCAAATCTTCTCTGCTAGTACTTCTATCCTCTCAAGGAACTTCAGGCCACAAAGTCAAGTTTCTTTCCTAGACTGTAAAAGATTTCTGGTGCCAGAAGTCACAGCAAAACGCACAACAAATAACGCTAAATCCAGCAAGACAGCCATTCGCACAGCTTTTCAGCTCTGATTCAGAGCTGAATGAATCATGTCTTCATCACTGCAGCCAGCAAAGCGGAGGCCAAACTGAAAAGTTCATACCTGAATTTAATCCAGCATAATTCAAGCTGTTCGACCTGTGACTCTGCTTGTTTAAAAGGATTTGATTTATCAAACGCATGTCAGGAGTCATTAGTTCACGCTGGAGATCACAGATTgtgacagcagaaacactcccCGTGTGTGTCAGGCCGCGTGACATCGCCGCAGAGCAACGTTCAAATCACACCACCGTCTTACACAACGCTGGAAAGAATTCAGTTACTTAAAATGAAGATTCCCACCTTGCGAGTGTTGGTCCAGAGGGCTGGGCGGGGGTCCCATGCCGCTGTGCCCGCCCTGCCTCATAGACAGTCCCTTCATCTGACTGAAGCGGCTCTCCTCACTCAAACTCTTCTCGTGCAAGCCCTCCATGGGCTGTGGGAGAAGATAAACAGTGCGTCACAATTCCAATCTAAAAACGAACCTGCAACATCTTGTCTTTGCTCAGGAAATGTGTAAACAGCAGGAGTTGCAAGAGCATAAAGATAATTGGAGAATGTCAGTGGTACAGTAGTAAGATATGATATCTTATCTTATGTTGATCAGAATATTGTGCACGTTTttaattatctttaaaaaatgagaaaacaacatCAGCTTTACCAATTGTTAAAACTACAGTGACAGCTGCAAAACATTtgtctcagtctggcttcactGTGCTGTAATAATTATCAGAAAGTTATTGAGGGGAAACACATGAAAGACATGATTCTCTGTAAATCATGACTACATTTGGACAGTTCCTTTACCACAAAACattacaacttaaaaaaaaaaatacacatcatTTTACTGAGAGATCTTGGTTTtccaaaggattttttttacacTGGATGTAGCATAACGACTGCATAAAGAAAATAGTACAATTAAGCATAACATCTTTAAAATGCACCGTGAACCTTAAAcataagaaaataaacacattaaaatgaacCAAACATCAGTGATTTTCACATGTGTCTATTTGAAGATGTTAATTCTTTAAAATCTTTGCAAAGATGCATGTTACAGATAAGTTCAGATCTTTTTGAAACCTGAACTACGTGTGAATCATTGCAGTTTCCAACAGGATGAAGGGAATCAGCGGCAGAGCTGGACGTCTCAGCAGGCCTGCTGCTGTTGGAAGGTCCTTACTTTGTGCAGGGGATGCATGTTATCCGCTCCATAACCAGAGGGCCCTGGCTGGGGGTgtccagaggagggaggaccagGGCTGGGGCCCATCATACTGTGAGAGGAGCCTGGGGAGGGACCAGGGCTGGGACCCAGCATTGCACCAGGGGaaggaccgggaccaggggaCGGGCCTGGTCGAGGGGTGCCTCCCATGGGGGGGTCTGGCGTGGACATCTCCCTGGATCTCCTGCTCCAGGATGAGCAGAAGGGACCTGGGAGAAATGAGAGAGAGGACAAAGGGAAAATATTTCTGCAAAACTCAGAAATGTGGCATGGCATGTCTGCTTatctgaggctttttttttttttttttttttttgaaaattacaatttaaaaactCAATGTCAATGAGGatttttattaaatgctttTATTAAATGTGAAAGGGGAACACAGTATTTGCAGAATATGGGTGAATTCTGAGCAACGCGTTATCAGAGGAGGGTTCTCCATTCTCCTGCTGCGCTGCACCAAATCACCCGTTGCGCGCAAATGCAATAACGCAGCTGTCCGCCACTGGACTTGAACTGAACACGGGGAAAAACAGTAAATTATGCACATGAGTCCCTGCAGCCGAGAATCTCCTCGCCAAGACCATGGGAGGGTTGTCTCGTTAAATATAAAGAAGGGAATGGCGGACTGTGCTTGTGCGACTGACCTACCCGCATCAACGGGACACGCACTCCTGCGTGCATTTCTGCGTTCC
The nucleotide sequence above comes from Salarias fasciatus chromosome 6, fSalaFa1.1, whole genome shotgun sequence. Encoded proteins:
- the smarca4b gene encoding transcription activator BRG1 isoform X1, with translation MSTPDPPMGGTPRPGPSPGPGPSPGAMLGPSPGPSPGSSHSMMGPSPGPPSSGHPQPGPSGYGADNMHPLHKPMEGLHEKSLSEESRFSQMKGLSMRQGGHSGMGPPPSPLDQHSQGYHSPLGGSDHSSPVPSNGPPSGPLMPSSSSSSSSGGPGSASAPLDGPSGDQHTLGPNNRPGPPVTSGPGPSPGPSLGSGVPTLGPGLETSGPTVPGGPGGPTPFNQNQLHQLRAQIMAYKMLARGQPLPDHLQMAVQGKRPMPGMQQQQPMPTLAPGAGGGPGGGPAGPGPGPMGSGYSRAHGMMGPNMPPPGPSGTPAGMQGQNPNGPPKSWPEGPLVNAAAPSNAPQKLIPPQPTGRPSPAPPSVPPAASPVMPPQTQSPGQPAQPTPMMPYHAKQNRITPIQKPCGLDPVEILQEREYRLQARITHRIAELENLPGSLAGDLRTKATIELKALRLLNFQRQLRQEVVVCMRRDTALETALDAKAYKRSKRQSLREARITEKLEKQQKIEQERKRRQKHQEYLNSILQHAKDFKEYHRSITGKIQKLTKAVATYHANTEREQKKENERIEKERMRRLMAEDEEGYRKLIDQKKDKRLAYLLQQTDEYVANLTELVRAHKAAQALKEKKKKKKKKKKMENAEGQTPAMGPDGEPLDETSQMSDLPVKVIHVDSGNILTGVDAPKAGQLETWLEMNPGYEVAPRSDSEDSEEEEEEEEEEEEPQPSSTPVEEKKKITDPDSEDVSEVDVRHIIENAKQDVDDEYSGAAFARGLQSYYSVAHAVTEKVEKQSSLLINGQLKQYQIKGLEWLVSLYNNNLNGILADEMGLGKTIQTIALITYLMEHKRLNGPYLIIVPLSTLSNWVYEFDKWAPTVVKVSYKGSPAARRAFVPQLRSGKFNVLLTTYEYIIKDKQVLAKIRWKYMIVDEGHRMKNHHCKLTQVLNTHYLAPRRVLLTGTPLQNKLPELWALLNFLLPTIFKSCSTFEQWFNAPFAMTGEKVDLNEEETILIIRRLHKVLRPFLLRRLKKEVEAQLPEKVEYVIKCDMSSLQRVLYRHMQAKGVLLTDGSEKDKKGKGGTKTLMNTIMQLRKICNHPYMFQQIEESFSEHLGFSGGIVQGPDLYRASGKFEVLDRILPKLRATNHKVLLFCQMTSLMTIMEDYFAYRSFKYLRLDGTTKAEDRGMLLKTFNDPESEYFIFLLSTRAGGLGLNLQSADTVVIFDSDWNPHQDLQAQDRAHRIGQQNEVRVLRLCTVNSVEEKILAAAKYKLNVDQKVIQAGMFDQKSSSHERRAFLQAILEHEEQDEVWGQEVCLRMNEEDEVPDDETVNQMIARSEEEFDQFMRMDLDRRREEARNPRRKPRLMEEDELPTWIMKDDAEVERLTCEEEEEKMFGRGSRQRKEVDYSDSLTEKQWLKAIEEGTLEEVEEEVRHKKTTRKRKRDRDLDLPGPSSSSGSRGRGDKDDDGKRQRKRGRPPAEKLSPNPPALTKKMKKIVDAVIKYKDSASGRQLSEVFIQLPSRKELPEYYELIRKPVDFRKIKERIRSHRYRSLGDLERDVMLLFQNAQTFNLEGSLIYEDSIVLQSVFTSLRQKIEKEEESDGEESEEEEEEQEEGSESESRSVKVKIRLGRKDKGGDRGKGRSRRTGRTRAKPVVSDDDSEDEQEEERSPSATDEEV